Below is a window of Brassica napus cultivar Da-Ae chromosome A5, Da-Ae, whole genome shotgun sequence DNA.
acaatttcaattgttttatatttacaatagtaTACTCCAACACCGACGAATTAtttgtttcttaaaaataactCATGAATAATTGTCATCCATACTTATCGATTATCTACAAAATATCATAccaatcccccccccccccccccccccaccccacacacacacacacacacaccaaaAAAAAGGCAAAACCAATCATATTGATCAGGCTTGGAACAAAAAAGCTGATCATATATCCTAATATAATATCGTAAACACTCCTTATCTTTAATTATTCCCCTTGAACAAATGTCTTTCACACGTATACTTCCTGTTTAATTAAGTACTTAAcgattctaattttttaattgtattcaGAAGTTGCCATTATTGTTGAACTGTTGTTGATCCTGTAAAAACCATAAGTCTTCATCACTTTCTCCAATGTTCCATAAACTGTCTGAAGAAGAAGTAGCTCCATTAATTTCTTCAAACCAGTTAAGGTTACTCTGCTCCTGCATAACCGCCAAATCTTCGTCTAATAATCCAGAATAATCCAAATAATTATCCGGTAATATTTGCGGAACCACCAAGTCCTGATCCGGATAATAGTTATTCCCCACTTGACCCGAATAGTATTCCGGGTACGTGTTTTGAGCGCTGTAGTACTCCGTCAAATCTGACATCGGAGACACTGCCACGTTAGAGTTTTCTGGCGTGATATAATCGTTGTTCACTACACCAAATTGTTGTCCCatgctgttgttgttgtaatCATACGTCATGAATTGATTGTTAGAGGTTGTGTTGCTAGATGACGTAGCGGCTGATCCTGTCGTGGTAGTGGTGTTGGTGGTTGTGGCTGCGGCCGAGGCAGATTGGATCCTCTCGACCAGCCTAGGCATCCACAAATACTTCATTGTGTCTTTGAATTGCTGACTGTTCACGTCGCATTTAAGCTGCTTTGCATGTTTTTGAACTCGGGTTCTCCAGTAGTTTTTTATCTCATTGTCTGTTCTTCCCGGTAGGTATTGTGCGATTTTTGACCATCTATTcattaaaaacacacacacattaaATTAACTGTTTAAGACAGATTATATGCTGATAAGTAAACTAttaatttcatttcatttacTACGTTACTAATCATTAAGCTATCTCAATCATGCATGTAATTCTTTTTGTTTCCACTAAGATCGATATACAACGCCACATAAGTTCATATTTTCTCcgttataagaaaattaatatcgTCATTCTATTGCTTGCGTTTCACGTACGTAtagtgtaaaaaaatattatttgcaaaaagaagttatactatattgttaattattttagaCATTTCAACTTTATttgtgtgaaaaaaaaaacttaaaacgataCCTTTGTGTATAAGAGATCTAGCTCATGAAACGATACAGAACAATATTAGGTTAAAGTTTAAGAACATACCGATTGCCCCAACGGGAATGAAGTTCGAGGATCAAGAGTTGTTCTTCGAGGGTAATGTTTCCACGGCGGACATCAGGGCGGAGATAGTTTAACCACCGTAACCTACAGCTTTTACCGGTGCGTTGGAGTCCTATAATTTCATTGGTAAAAGTATATATGATGATTAATTTACCGGCCGGTCATCTACACGTATATAGAGTATGATGATTTCATACGGAAGAAACTCATGTAATTTCATATTTGGTAAAGTTATATAAAATTCCCCAACAAAACCAAAATGGACAGTACTATGATGCAAAATGCAAATTGTTCTAAAGGGTCATTTTCCAGCAAGCTTTCTTCCATTGAGTTAGTGCTCTTCCCATATAGATGATGATCATTAATTCACATTAGTTCCTCTTTCTTTTTCACCCTTTTTAATAACCAAATTTAGATATTATATCTAAAGTGAGATGGTTGATAATTGAAGTTCTTGCTAAAAAGATCTCACTCAAACCATGAACACTTTATTCATTCATTCGaaccaaatatttttagaaataaagaGAGAAACATGAGAGGTATGCACTTTTTAATTCATACCTATGAATGGTCTTTTCATCTATGCATATAAGGGAAATAAACCATTtccgaaaataaaaaaaataaaagtaaaggtGGGAAATCTAAGAAAAAACACAATCACACATGGTGATTGAAACATGAAAAGGATTGAACATAAAGTGATTGAAACACAATCAATTATGTTATGCGACTTGTCATTTGTCTCTTTTAGCCAAAAGATGCTCAAAGAAATAGAACATGCATATATACAACTGTATATATACGTGAAATGAATCATATATACCTGCACAACGAGAAAGAGAGTTCCATCGACCTTCTCCATGAGTAGCAATGTAATTCATGAGCTTAAAATCTTCTTCAGCGGTCCACGGACCTCTCTTCAGGTCCATTTCGTCTTCCATGTTGTTGTTCTTCAAGTTTCTTCCTTTCTCATCCATTGATGCACACAGAAAATACCCAAAGAAAAGAGAAACCtcagcaaaaaaaattttgagacttactactttttttctttgtggttttagggagagggagagagagaaagagagagtttgaTATTTTTTGGAGTTATGTGTAGATAGAGAAATGATGAGTTTCGAATgacaagaaaaagagagaacTTGTGGGTTTTATAGAAGAGGAAAGATGatagttttcaatttttcttttaaatttttaaattactttGAACATGTGCAAAGAAGAGAATACACAGCCGTAATGTAGGAACTGTGTTTAttgatttaataaattattatcttaAGTACTCCTCTATTTTGTTTgtaaaccttttttttcttagcttattattattttgaagtttaaatATTCATGATGTATGAAAAGGGAAactatcgaatatgaaatattaGTCCATTCGGCTTTACAAATATTCTCTTACGAAAGGTGAGGTTACAAGTTTGATCCTACGAATTTTCAACCATTAAATCAATATTGTGAAATAGTTTATTAACGAGGGATTtcacattttgaaaaaaaaatcataaactgaTCGAAACCTTTTTACTTAATCCTGTAGTTTTACTTGCATGTAGGTATATGACTAATCCACTTAAACGAACTCAAATTTACATTTATTAATGGCAAACGATTTCTTTATACAACCAAactgatattttgttttctgttaGTTCATACACGCACACTTCAAAATTTGAATTGAAGACACTATAAACTAGGTAGGTTGTAACATGTTTAACAGTCAAATACACTATAAACTAAGTGTTAGTTCCGGTCGAACTAAAGCGCAAGTTATCACCAAAAATTAGTCTCACAAAAATTATACCATGGAATGAATGTGTCACATAAGATTGATGTTTGTAAACCTTAGTTAATTTTCCGTGTTGTATAATTGACTTTTTAGATTCTCTTTGAAGATATGACGAATTCCTGATATACAGTATATACAGTATATCaggaaatattataaatgaattatagtttaaatatattaaataataattataatcaaGTAATATCAAAATTCctaattttatcaatatatatttaatttattatttgatattCTAATGTACAGATATAATAAATCTAAGtgttataaaatattgatatgttgATGATAAAGTGAACACTAGGTCTAGAATAAacttgaataaaaaaattaaaacctaaAATTTTGGCTAATTTTGTTACTTCATTTTCCGAAATTAAAAAGACGCTGTCGTATTTACTTAATGATACTAGAAGTCTAGCAGTCTAGACGTAGAGAAAGATGCCGTCCAGTTAAAAAATCAGTTAATAAAAGGACTATGGAGGGAATAATAGTTAATTACTACTATCACTTAGCACTTAATTTAAAGCACTGAGTTTTAAAGTTGACCCGCTGACTTTCCATGTCTGTGTGTAAAGTTGTAAACTATTAACTCTGTTTCCGTTTCTTGATTGTGTTTATTCATTTCCTTTTATGGGTTTGGAgttcttattattttcaaacaagttgccaataatatatatttgcgCTACagcttctttttcctttttaatttcTCCACTTCCTTCTTATTTATTCCTGTTCTTTTCTGACCATTAAAAAAGAGTTCAATTTCATTTTACCAGAATTTTCATTATTAGAATACTCTATTTTCTTGATGATGAAAAAGTTAGAGTGCTATGTAAATAACAATtatgattatttaataaataactatacctAAATGACAATAAttacacataaataaataaatatatatatatatatatatatatatatagaaatactAAAGAAGTTTAAGCCACGGATCTTTGTCCAGTTGTAAGAGATAACCAATAATTCTTAACGTACAAAACCAAATAATTGATATCGTAAATATGAACTTAATTTGTCTATGATGCGTATCAGAAGACAAAAGTTGAAATGTACGTATCATACGTCTTATCGATCTTTGTTTTCAAAGGCTGTAAATATCAACAGTTTTAAATATCAAAAGGACAAGTTGATATGTATAACTTCAATTATTCAATATACATAACAGCGATCTTTGGTATAATCTCACTTAAATACTTGAAAGCTCTCAAGTCTTCTCCGTGCACGATTTTAATTGGATGAACTAGAATGTCCTAAAATTACATAGAAGTAATATCATAATACATGcaatatatagagcatataGTAATGGCGGATTATTGGCTTGTTAAGCTCTTTGTAGAGTTGATGTTCCTTATATTTTACTGTAGCATGACTTATTCGAACAAACGTATACGAAggtaataaacaaattaatcGAGAATTACTTAAAGATAGGACCACTCTCTAAAATACCACGCAGCCACGGTAGCTCAAAGCAACTACACTAATTGTTGTAGTTAATTAGATATCACTCACTACACCTCCTTTTTGTACATTTTGATGCACAATTTAAACCTACTACTAAACGCCGCCGACCTAATTAATAACGCATCAACTTGACAACTTGTTAATATATCAACTCATTTTGCTCATCAGACTCAATGTTAAAGCTTAAAGACATAACAAGCGGTTTCTCAAATACTGTTTATAAGAAATACAAATTGATTATGGATACcatcgttttaaattttaatagcTTCTATAGTCAAGACTTGAGAAACTTCTCTTCCAAAGATATCTATTCAAACTCTGATCCAAGTAAATTACACTGGTTAAATTAACCTAGTCTGGACTGACTGCGCACGTTGATCTAatgtaaatacattattaagATAATGTTATTTGTAAGTGAATAGATTCTAATAATTTCCATTACCCCAAAAGAACACGATTAACtatgtctagtatatatatcgCACATTCGGCATTTGATGACTTTCATATCGACAGGAAGCATCTAAACATTATTGCAATATACAGATATTTTTAAATGTCACGGATATCACGTGTTTTCACTATAAAGCGAGTGAAGTGTAAATGTCTTCATACACACTCACTATTATAAAACAGATAATACTACTTGTGAGTGTATACGAAGAAATAATCCGTCTTCGCTCCACACATGTCTTCGTTTTAGGAAACCACATCCCTCTATTAAAAATAGTCATCAATGCTTGATAAACACTTTTTTCGCAAaaccatattttacattttatttgtagtatataaaattatgGAAACATTTCAAGTTGACTGAAAATcctaaaaaacaattaaatgtTTTCAGCTAAAAATCATTTTTGCAAGTTTCAAAAGTTtgaaaaactataaatatttaaactgaGACTGTCAAAACGTTACATATGGACGAATAAAGATTATAGATTGAGTCTTTTTTAGCAGTTATATCTCAGCCTAAAAAGCTACCTCTTACTTGTGATGATATCTACATCCATAATATTGTTATTCTTACTTTAATTTAAATGCTTAAGAAGATAATTTAATCATAATAATTCGCAATCACAAgactaattttttatatactgaGTGTCAATAAAgaagtttacaatatatattatttaagattttaatatttataaaaatattggaTTCTGTGTTTACATGTAAACTGTTTATACTTAAACCATCATTTTTAGAAACTTCGATATATTTAGACTGGTACccgttaaaatatttaaactaagaCCCTATACCAAAGTTTACCCTATAACGTCATCCCGTTAGCATAGAACTCTATATAGGTTTGGAAAcgtacataaaaaaaaactctatatagGTTTGGAAACGTACATCAAAAGCTCAACATAAACTTTCCTCGGTCTCCGATTTGGGGTAAATCGAAACAAGAAACTGTAAAGTACCTTTTAAAGTCTTAGATAATATTGTTAAAAGAGGATTAATTACTATAGTCAATGGATTAAGCATATCAGACACGTGGCCACGTAAATCCGAAACAAATCTTTTTCTTCCAAGTCTTGAACTCGAATAATAATTGGTTGGTCGATATCATAATCTgattaatgaaaataattaaaataaaaaggtaataaTGTGGTACTTGGTTTTCATAAGTTATGTGATTAGgccaaattttgaaacaataaaCAATGTGCCAAAGAATATTTGTGGGCATCATTAGTAGGCAAAACTCCAAAGAAACCAGCTAGAACCACACACGGACACGCGCACATACATCCATGTATACAGGTATTTGTCTTACATATAatattacactttttaattaattttcgcCGCAATTTAACATGTTATATGGTCAAGAATGTCGTAGACAATTCCAATAAAATGAATTCTCATTTTAGtaagaaaaatgcattttctatAAAACTGAAACAATGTGAACAAATGGAACTGCacattttgaaaaaagaaattaaaatatattttttaacaaaacataTCAAAGAAATATCGTGaaaattcattattaaaatgtttattcGTCTATTATAGCATCAAgataattaaaattctaaaatccATACTACTAACAATAGGGGAACCTAAATGTGTTGTTTCaatacataataattttttttaacgtttttcGTCCGTTGATTTTCACACACTGCAATCTATTTTATATTCTTCAGTTCCGTTTTTATTCGATAGCTGGTTTGCTATCCATGAAGCTCACAAGATTCATCACTTTTTCTTGCGCATCACCATCACTTTTCTCATATATATCAATTATCAAATATTGTCAGTTCGTTATGGATTAAATAAGATTAGCTATAATATGATTATATGAACAAGCCCTGAAAAACGAAAAAACATTATGGtgatataaagaaaaagaatacaCGGACTAATAAACCATCAAAGTTTCACTAGATCTTTTATAAAATACGTTTCGTGAGTCCAAAGTTCAAAATCTTGAATATGCTTACGTGTGCTGGTTAATGCGAGGGCATGTGTGTTTTCAGGACCACTTTTGCATATTGTTTTTACCCGTAACAAACATAACTTATCTTATTTAAAGTAATCAACAACGCATGAAAATGTTCTATACGATAAgattaaaatgaaaatgattACACTTCAAATCCATATGAAAATGACGACAGGCGTGACGATATTGTTCCAGACATGTatagaaagatattaaaatattgttaagtGCTTTTCGATCGTCTTTGCTTTTGTAtctaaaattcaaatatatgtcCGACGACTCCAGTCGGTGTTGGCTAGTCTAGACGTTTAGTAGATAAGTTAGAATCTAAGTGTTGCGTCTGAATATTGAATGTATTATTTTAGACTTCCTTTCTGAAATGTAGAGTAATCGAAGGATGAATTAGAAATAAACGATAAAATGGGATGTATCCTGTAGATTTCGATAAATTTTAGATTCAtaaagttgtttaaaaaaaattctaacatCTCTGAGACTTACAAAGTTACGTCTGAATGAGACAGGCGAAAGTAGTTTCAAGTCTAGATTCAGTGTCCCTCTAAACATACAAAGTCCTCCCTGAACAATGACAGCCCCttccattatttttttatagcaTACATATACGCTAATAAATACtagaaaaatattaatgaaactCCAAACTTGATAGGACTAACTAgaaatttttgtttgattatttttattttaccaaaattgTGTGATCTAGATCGATACTATACATATTGAGATGGATATGACATTCTTCATATGCACCATCAGTTTTAGCTCAATTCAGAATATCATAGTACATAAAATCATGTGATATAGGATACACGACACGCCTTTAACTTGTACTGTTTCCTATAAATTTGCGAACATTAAGTTACATGGGCAGTTCCTCCACGTCCTCCTTCTCAGAGGAGAGAGTCTTTCCATCTAAATCCTTCTTTGTAAGCGGTGACCTTCTCCCAGAATCTAAAAgtgggaattttttttgaatcttcTAACTGTGTTATTTTGTGTGAAGGTTTACTTGGCCGTAGGTGCAACGATTCATTCTCATTCGTATGAGATTCGAGGTTTTGGATAATATTGTGACGTCACATGTTTCTGTGACTAATCATCTGTTATTTGAAGAAATTGAAGTGAGGTGTAAAACTTTTATAGATTGGATCGTAAGTGTCAACTTTGATATCTTTCATAACATTTTATCAAACTTTATAAGTTTGTGTCTCTATCCTTGTATTACTTTGATTTATATGCTAGGGATTTAGCATTTTAGCATGCACATCGTGTTATATTGTTATATACGATGTTTCTACTACTATTGTACTTGTTTAATTTAGTAATGAAGagtgtaaaaaaaatttacatggGTAGTTCACTAATGTAGTTGTTTATGTGTGTTCCCTAttaattaagatatatatatatatatatggatcataaatctattttttctgAAAGAAAATGTTAAGTAATTATCGCGACGTATGTTTGGAAAAGAAATTTGAAAGCAAGATTACATATAGGATATAGCTTTTAAGAAATCATGGACTTGCAAACCACAAGCTCATGATAGCCTTCTCATGTATCTTCCCCATTGTCCCCTTATCGAAGTGATTCGATTTCGAACCAGCTTATCAAGGAATGTACCAAAGAGAAACCAATTCGTCTCGTATTTCGTTCATGCCAAAGAGCTATGGATCACAAATCTAACTCTTTCAAAATGAGTATAAAATAGACAACAAGAACACATGATTTATAGTTGTGAACTTTAATGTAAGAGTTTTTCGTAGAACCAGCATTTAACGTAAATTTTGTATTCAACGTATATCGTTGGGAAATTTTATTATGACATTTATAGAGtttgcagatttttttttattctgtaTGCTCTTACATTAAAAGGAAATGGctagaagaaaataaataagaaatttcCCATGAAAACAAGTATAAACGTAACATCAGTAATATACTAATATCTATAATAAAcgtctttaatttttttttaaaaatctcaaaCACTTTAGAATATGATTGGTTAATGACAGATAGTAAAATGGTGAGAAAAACGAAGTGGAAAAAGGAGGAGATAAATCTGTTAAATCGGAGAATTTTTTTCACTTGTTTAAAATGAGAGAATAATTTACTCTAGTTACCTTAATATTTAGAGTAAACCGGTGGAAAACTTATTTCACTTGGTTGACGTTAAAAGTAGAAATGAAAGTAAAAACTGGATTGAAAGTAAATATTTGTTCTAATCGCTATATACAGTCACACCCTTAATAATTAGCCTCTTGCAACCCTTTGGAAAAGGATACGTCGACCGGGAGTATGTATGAGTGCATCAAGTGAGCTGCTCGTGTATTGCATATAAGACAAAGATTCGAAAACCGTATGAAGGGACTTACATCTCTAATAATAAATAGATTCCGTtatgcaaaaaaataataatacagaTTTCGTTCCTTTCTTTGTTGGGAAAATCTCGTATGATACCCCAGTTAAGTCTCCATTTTAGCTATATGTTTACCATATGTATGCCCAACTGTTTTGGAAATTTCAACTGATGAATAATCTCCGCTAGTCACGCTTATAAAAATCAGAGTATGACTTAATTGGATTAAAAGCCGCAAAATaagaagttttataaattagtGATACTTAGTTTAGAATAAACAATAATGTTGAAAAATGTGTAGGCTGTAGGGAAGTAAAATTCCATTATCAATTGATTTCAAGTGGACTAATTAACGACTCATTTTGAAAACTAGTCCAATATTACTTACTTtgaataactattttttttctacCTTGAACAACTACGTATTGTTGCTATTTGAAATACACCACTATACGCGGATTCACATTCTGATAAATTTCAAATCCGGTTTCTCTACATTACattccttttttgtttttatttgtgaGAATAGTTTAGTAGTACTGAGATCAATACACAGAATTAAACAATATCCCTTGAAAGTTAGTATAAAACAATTGTAAGTTACATATAAAGAAGAATGCCCAAGTGATAATTAAACTCACAATGTTGaaataacactaaaaaaaagtttgagaGATGTGAGAATATAATGAAGCATCGAGGATAAGTTGTTAAAACAAGCAAGTTTTTACTCTTTCTGTTTCATAAAGAGTatcattttgacatttttttattgttatagaaaAACATCATTTAgaatttcaatataatttgtatttactTTTGGCTTAATACTAACtgcaaattgttttgattttacaaacaattttatttatctcaaatactgttagttaaataaatataattaataagaatataaatgCATTTTAATCTGTGTAATAAGTGTAAATGATATTCTTTGAAATAGAAGGAGCATaaaatgtgttttaaaaaacaataattagTGCTTGGAAGGGAATAAGTCTTCGTCTAGAAATATATATCCAATAGAAAGAAGGTTTCTTCATGTTGAACCAGGAGATTCAAACATGTTTCTAAATTCCTATTATCTATAATCAAGAATTTCTAAAGAGTCCAAACATTCTTTTACAAATGGTTGATCGTCAAATTGTGCTcccgttgttttttttttgctaaccctcACTTCAAGAGAATTTATTGGTTTTGCAAAGAATTTGGAGAAACTAAAATGAAATGCTTGTACTACAAAGGTAAATTAAACTAAATGATATAAACATGTTTAAAAACATaaccatatttattttatgacaATACAAGGATAATTAGCCAAATTTCTCGTGAAATGAATCATCATAATCACTAGCACTAGTTTTCCATCTTTTAAGAGTTTCGGGaagagttgacaaaaaaagtcATGGGTTAAGCAAGAAAGTAAAATGAAACCAATGATTTGATCCGCAAACAATCTGTAATActcctaaattttaaaaatactgcATGGATGGTAGCTAGTAATCTGGATGATCAGTCGACGTCGTTACATTTTATGAACCATTAGCAATAAATATTAGAACTGTACTTGTCTTGCAAAATAATGTTGTgatatacatatttaattatAGAACATTACATTATTGTAATATATATCCATTTGACAtactttgtatatttttttgagGACATAGGATGGCTTATATATAGTCAAGAGTTGATATGCATTACGTAACACATGTATTGTATtcgtaaattttctttttggaagCTTCTAATACTAATTTTTCTCATTTTActatattattctattttattaaaccACGTTCTTGCTGAAAGAAATACTTAAAAAGAATACAGAATGTTAAATGTGAAATCGAATATGTGAAGTTctataaaatatgaaagaaaaccAAGCTAACAGGGAACATAAAGTAGCATTGAGGATATTAAGAAGCTCCAAAGTGGAGAACACAAGTgctttcttaattat
It encodes the following:
- the LOC106351099 gene encoding transcription factor MYB108-like, coding for MDEKGRNLKNNNMEDEMDLKRGPWTAEEDFKLMNYIATHGEGRWNSLSRCAGLQRTGKSCRLRWLNYLRPDVRRGNITLEEQLLILELHSRWGNRWSKIAQYLPGRTDNEIKNYWRTRVQKHAKQLKCDVNSQQFKDTMKYLWMPRLVERIQSASAAATTTNTTTTTGSAATSSSNTTSNNQFMTYDYNNNSMGQQFGVVNNDYITPENSNVAVSPMSDLTEYYSAQNTYPEYYSGQVGNNYYPDQDLVVPQILPDNYLDYSGLLDEDLAVMQEQSNLNWFEEINGATSSSDSLWNIGESDEDLWFLQDQQQFNNNGNF